The Gemmatimonadota bacterium DNA window TGTTGGAGCTCGACGGATCGGAGCCGCCGCGCCTGATCGAGGAGCACTTCGGCGTCGTCCTGCCGGGGGGCGAGGCGGCGTCGATCGGCGGGCTGCTTGGCGAGTTGGCGGGGCGGATTCCAGTGGCCGGGGAACGTTTTGCCGTCGTCGGCCTTGAAGTGGAAGTGCTGCAGGCGTCGCCCACACGCGTGGAGCGATTGTTGGTGCGGCGCGGCGGAACGCATCCAGTGTCCCTCGACCGGGAGCCGACGTGAGTTCGATGACTGATTCCCGATTGGCGGAACTCGTCGCCCTCGCCCGTGAAGGCCGCGAGGGCGCGTTCCTCGCGCAGGCGTGGACGCTCGAGCCGGCCGACCTCGCCGACGTCCTCTCGGCCCTCGACGAAGACGAGCGGCTCGCGCTGGTGCGCATTCTGCCGGCGGAGTTGTCGTCCCAGGCGCTGGTCGAGATGCCGGCGGATGAACACGCGGAAGAGATCGTCGCGGCGCTCGATCCGGAGCAGGCCGCCGAGATCGTCGAGGAGCTCGAGGACGACGACGCCGCCGACCTTCTCGGCGAGATGGAGCCGGAAGAGCAGGAGCGGATTCTCGCCGAAGTCGGGGATCGTTCCGGCGTTGATCGGCTGCTCCGGTACGACGACGAGACGGCCGGCGGCATCATGACGACCTCGGTCGTCACCGTGACCGACCTCGACACGGTGGGCCTGGCGCTCGAGGCCGTGCGGCGCCAGGCGCATGACATGGACGACGTGATGGAAGTCTATGTCGTCGACGGCGCACGTCGGCTGGTGGGCGTCCTCTCGTTCAAGCAGCTCGTGCTCTCGACCCCCTCGCGCCTGGTGCGCGACGGGATGGAGCCGGCGGTGGCGCAGGTGTCGACCGATGTCGACCAGGAAGAGGTGGCGCGCATCATGGGCCGCTACAACCTCCCGTCGATCCCCGTGGTCGACGAGGCGGGCCGACTCCTCGGTCGAATCACCTACGACGACGTCATCGATGTCGCCGAAGCGGAAGCCACGGAAGACCTGCTCCGCTTCGGCGGTGTCTCGCCGGACGAAGAACTCGGTGGCGGCTGGTCGTCCGCGGTGCAGAGTCGACTGCCGTGGCTCTACGTCAACTTGCTGACCGCCTTCCTGGCAGCGGCGGTGGTCAAGTTCTTCCTGGGCTCCATCGACAAGCTCCCCTTTCTGGCGATCTGGATGCCGATCGTCGCCGGGATGGGGGGCAATGCCGGCACGCAAGCGCTGGCCGTCTCGGTGCGCCGCCTCTCGCTCGGGAGCGGGGTGGGGACGCGCTTTCGAGCGATCGTCACCAAGGAGATGGTCGTCGGGGTCATCAATGGCGCGGCGATCGGGCTGGTGATCGCCGGTCTCGCCGTGCTGCTCGGCGGCGAGTGGAAGCTCGGCCTGGTGGTCTTCCTCGCCATGACCGGCAACCTCTTCGTGGCCGGTTTCGCGGGCTCGTTCATCCCCGTCATGCTCGAGCGGGCCGGGATCGATCCGGCCATCGCCTCGTCGATCTTCGTGACCACCTTTACGGACGTCTGCGGATTCGGCCTCCTGCTGGGCTTGGCGACCGCGATTCTGCTCTGAAACGGGGGCGTCCAGCGGCCCTGCCGAGGTGCCTGAACTCCCGGCCCGGTGCTAGTTTACAGGCATGAGCGAATCGACGCTGGCGGCGCAGGTGCTCGACGGCAAGGTGGCGGGTGTCGCCCGTGCCGTCTCCGTGGTGGAAAACGCCCGCGCCGGCTTTGAAGAGCTCCTTTCCACGCTGCATCCCCACCTTGGCCACGCCCGCCGGATCGGCCTCACCGGCCCCCCGGGCGCCGGCAAATCCACGTTGACCGAGCGACTCACGCAAGCCTACCGCGCCCAAGGGCTGCGGGTGGCCGTCGTTGCTGTCGATCCGACCTCGCCGTTCACCGGCGGGGCGTTGCTCGGCGACCGGATCCGCATGGAGTCGGTCGCGCTGGATCCCGGCGTCTTCATCCGCTCCATGGCGACTCGCGGCTCGCTGGGCGGGCTGGCCACGTCGACGCGCGAGGTCTGCGACGTGCTCGATGCAGCGGGCTTCGATCGGATTCTCGTCGAGACCGTGGGTGTCGGACAGTCGGAACTGGACGTCACCCGGATGGCGGATACCTCCCTCCTCGCGCTGGTCCCCGAATCGGGTGACGGCATCCAGGCCCTCAAGTCCGGCGTGATGGAAGCCGCCGACCTCTTCGTGATCAACAAGAGCGATCGCCCCGGGGCACCAAAACTGCAGCGGGAGGTCGAGATGGCCCTCGACCTCCGGATGGGGAAGACGCTTCGCAACATCCCGGCGCATCACGGCGCGCTGCGGGGGCCGAAGGGGCCGGTGATCCACGAGGATGAGTCGGGCTGGCGTCCCCCCGTGCTGTTGACCGTCGCCGCCCAAGGTGAGGGAATCCCCGAGCTGGTGGACGCGCTGGAGCGGCACTGGCAGTGGCTGGCGGAGAGCGGCGCCTTGGCGACTCGTCGACGGGAGCGACTCGCGCAACGGACGAGAGAAGTGGTGGATCGGGCTGCGCGACGGTGGGTATGGCATGAGTCGCATGCCGAGGAGGCGATCGCGGCGCGATTGGACGAGATCGGGGCGGGGGCGGTGAGTCCGTACGAACTGGCGGCCGAGATCGTGGCCGCGTTGCGGGAGGGAGAGCGCGTATGACGACCACGATGTCCGACAGCGGACTACTCGAGCGCCTCGCGGTCCAGGAGGCAGAGCTGGCGCGCCTGCGTGCCGAGGTCGCCGCCTGGAAGGCGGGCGTGGCGCGACTGCCTGTGCGCGACGATGCGACCTTCGAGACCTTGTCTGGCGTCGCGGTCGAGCCGGTCTATACGGCGCTGGACGCGAACGGCAGCGAGCCGCTCCCTGGGGAATATCCCTACACGCGCGGGATCCACCCCACCATGTACCGCGGTCGGCTCTGGACCATGCGGCAGTTCGCCGGCTTCGGCACGGCGGAAGACACCAATCGTCGCTATCACTTTCTCCTCGCGCGTGGGCAGACCGGCCTGTCGGTGGCGTTCGACTTCCCGACTCTGATGGGCTACGACTCCGATCATCCCCGTTCCGAGGGGGAGGTCGGCAAGTGCGGCGTGGCGATTTCCTCGCTGGCCGACATGGAAACGCTGTTCGAGGGCATTCCGCTCGACCAGGTCTCCGTCTCGATGACCATCAACGGGCCGGCGGCGATCCTCTTCTGCTTCTTCGTGGCTGCGGCCGAGAAGCAGGGGGTGCCGATCGCAAAGTTGCAGGGCACCATCCAGAACGACATCCTGAAGGAGTTCGTGGCCCAGCACGCCTGGGTCTATCCGGTCGAGCCGTCGCTGAAGCTCATCGTCGACCTGTTCGAGTGGACCAGCGCGCACACGCCGAAGTGGAACTCGATCTCGATCTCGGGCTACCACATCCGCGAAGCGGGGTCGACCGCTGCCCAGGAGCTGGCGTTCACGCTGCTCAACGGCTTCACCTACGTCGAACGCGGGATGCAGCGCGGCCTCGATGTCGACCAGTTCGCCCCGCGCCTCTCCTTCTTCTGGGACGTGCACAACGACTTCTTCGAAGAGATTGCGAAGATGCGCGCGGCCCGTCGGATCTGGGCCCGGCACCTCCGCGAACGGTACGGCGCCAAGGACGACCGCTCGCTCAAGATGCGGTTCCACTGCCAGACCGCCGGCGTCTCGTTGACGGCACAGCAACCGCTCAACAACGTGGCCCGCGTCGCATATCAGGCGCTCGCCGCCGTCCTCGGGGGCACCCAGTCGCTGCACACCAACGCACTGGACGAAACGCTCGCGCTGCCGACGGAACAGGCGGTGCGGGTGGCGCTGCGCACCCAGCAGATTCTTGCCTACGAGACCGGCGTGGCCCACAGCGCCGATCCGCTGGGGGGCTCGTACCTGGTGGAGGCGTTGACGGACCAGCTCGAAGCCGAGGCGGAACGGATCTTCGCGCAGGTGGCCGAGATGGGCGGGACGGTGGCGGCAATCAACGCCGGCTGGTTCCAGCGCGAGATTGCGCGCTCGGCCTCGCGCTTCCAGTCCGAGGTCGAGACGGGACGGCAGACCATCGTCGGCCTGAATGCCTTTGTGGAGGACGAGGAATCGCCGATCGAGATCCTCAAGATCGATGCGAGTGCCGAAGTGCTGCAGCGCCAGCGGATGCAGCAGATGCGCGCCGCGCGCGACGAGGCGCTGGTGGCGGCCCGGTTGGCCGAACTGACCCAGGCCGCGAAGGACGAAGTGAACGTCATCCCCGCGATGCTTGATTGCGCGCGGGTCTATTGCACGCTGTACGAAATCCGGCACGCCCTCGAGACCGTCTGGGGTGCGTACCGCGAACCGGTGTTCTTTTAGCTCACGAGAGGTTCAACATGGCCACCGCCCGGCAGACTGCCAGCGGCCGTGACCTGCTGCGGATGAAGCCTGGTCCGCATCCGGTCGTCACCTGCTACCTCAAGATCGAGACGCGCGACCGCGCTCGGAAGAAGTACCTGACGAAGGTGAAGAATCGGGTCAAGGCGATCGAGTCCACGCTCGCCACCTCGCACTGGACCAAGGCGCAGCAGGAGATGGCCCGCCTCGACCTCGCGCGGATCCTCGACTATCTCGGCGACGAAGCCAACTTGCCGGCGTCGCCGGGGATCGCCCTCTTCGCCTCGGCCGGGCACAAGCTCTTCGAGGTCCATGAACTGCCGAAGGTCCACCGGTCGCGCCTCGCGATCGAGCGCACCCCGCTGGTGCGCGAGCTCGCCGCCACCGAGGAGGAGTTCGGGCGCCTCTTCACCGTGACGATGGACAAGACCACGGCGCTCGTCTGGGAAGTGACGGCGTTCGCCGCCAAGGTGGTCCGCAAGGTCAAGACCGAGGTGACGCGCGGCAGTCGCTTCCACGCGGGACCGTACGCGGCGCATGGCGAGCACACCTTCCACAACCGGATCGCCAACGAGCGGAAGCGGCATCTGGAGACGGTGGCGCGTGCGTTGTTCGAGGTCGATCGTGCCTCGCCCGGACACCAGATTGTACTCGCTGGCGCCGGCAACGATGCCCAGGCCCTCGAACCGTTCCTGCATCGTTACGTCGCCGATCGGTTGATCGGCCTCGCGCGGCTGGCGCCCAAGGATGCCACGCCGGGGGCGGTGCACCAGCTCACGATGGAAGTGCGCGAGGCGCACGCGCGAGCCTCGGAGGGCCACCACGTCGAGGAACTCGGTGA harbors:
- the mgtE gene encoding magnesium transporter; amino-acid sequence: MTDSRLAELVALAREGREGAFLAQAWTLEPADLADVLSALDEDERLALVRILPAELSSQALVEMPADEHAEEIVAALDPEQAAEIVEELEDDDAADLLGEMEPEEQERILAEVGDRSGVDRLLRYDDETAGGIMTTSVVTVTDLDTVGLALEAVRRQAHDMDDVMEVYVVDGARRLVGVLSFKQLVLSTPSRLVRDGMEPAVAQVSTDVDQEEVARIMGRYNLPSIPVVDEAGRLLGRITYDDVIDVAEAEATEDLLRFGGVSPDEELGGGWSSAVQSRLPWLYVNLLTAFLAAAVVKFFLGSIDKLPFLAIWMPIVAGMGGNAGTQALAVSVRRLSLGSGVGTRFRAIVTKEMVVGVINGAAIGLVIAGLAVLLGGEWKLGLVVFLAMTGNLFVAGFAGSFIPVMLERAGIDPAIASSIFVTTFTDVCGFGLLLGLATAILL
- the meaB gene encoding methylmalonyl Co-A mutase-associated GTPase MeaB; this translates as MSESTLAAQVLDGKVAGVARAVSVVENARAGFEELLSTLHPHLGHARRIGLTGPPGAGKSTLTERLTQAYRAQGLRVAVVAVDPTSPFTGGALLGDRIRMESVALDPGVFIRSMATRGSLGGLATSTREVCDVLDAAGFDRILVETVGVGQSELDVTRMADTSLLALVPESGDGIQALKSGVMEAADLFVINKSDRPGAPKLQREVEMALDLRMGKTLRNIPAHHGALRGPKGPVIHEDESGWRPPVLLTVAAQGEGIPELVDALERHWQWLAESGALATRRRERLAQRTREVVDRAARRWVWHESHAEEAIAARLDEIGAGAVSPYELAAEIVAALREGERV
- a CDS encoding methylmalonyl-CoA mutase; translation: MSDSGLLERLAVQEAELARLRAEVAAWKAGVARLPVRDDATFETLSGVAVEPVYTALDANGSEPLPGEYPYTRGIHPTMYRGRLWTMRQFAGFGTAEDTNRRYHFLLARGQTGLSVAFDFPTLMGYDSDHPRSEGEVGKCGVAISSLADMETLFEGIPLDQVSVSMTINGPAAILFCFFVAAAEKQGVPIAKLQGTIQNDILKEFVAQHAWVYPVEPSLKLIVDLFEWTSAHTPKWNSISISGYHIREAGSTAAQELAFTLLNGFTYVERGMQRGLDVDQFAPRLSFFWDVHNDFFEEIAKMRAARRIWARHLRERYGAKDDRSLKMRFHCQTAGVSLTAQQPLNNVARVAYQALAAVLGGTQSLHTNALDETLALPTEQAVRVALRTQQILAYETGVAHSADPLGGSYLVEALTDQLEAEAERIFAQVAEMGGTVAAINAGWFQREIARSASRFQSEVETGRQTIVGLNAFVEDEESPIEILKIDASAEVLQRQRMQQMRAARDEALVAARLAELTQAAKDEVNVIPAMLDCARVYCTLYEIRHALETVWGAYREPVFF